Genomic DNA from Oligoflexus sp.:
AAAGGTCCTCGCCAATGGCATGGGAAAGTGCCGCGCGGATCTGATCCTTTCTATCATCGGACAAAAGCGCGTGATCAAACAGCACGGAAAGCGCAGGCTCGCCCGCAATATGGCTCCTGTGGAAGAGGGATTCGACGGATCTGGAATAATCCTTATGGATCGACTGATCCGCCGTGATCGAAAAGACCCCAAGAGGGATGTGCTCCATGATCGAGCGGATGTCGCGGGTCTTCCGCATGACCTCCTCTTCAACGTGTTCGATCTGATAGGCGAGCTGATCGTTGGCCTGCTTAAGACCCATGCGCAGCTGATGCAGGCGATCGGCCAGAGCGAACGAGAGGATGGTCACTTCAAAGAGGGCTCCGATCTGTACACTTTTTTCCACCACGAAATTCGAGTTGATAAAGCCGAGGGACATCAGGGCGAAGATGATGATTCCCAGCAGAAGCGAGATCCAGGCCGCGGCATAGAAGTAGGCTTCCCGCTGCTTCCGCAGAACGCCCCTTATCGTCGTGGTGATGAGGAGCAACGAGGTGAACGCGCTCAGAACGGTGTAGCTGATGCCGACGACATTATAGGGCAGTAGGAAGACCAGGACGAAAGACAGGAGCAGCGGCACTATCATGAAGCGCATCAGTCGATGAATGACAGGATCGTGCGTCCCCAAAGTCATGAAGTAATCGACGAACAAAAGTCCGGAGACATTCGCCCCGACTATGGACATCAGCGTGATCTTATTGCTCCAGAAGGCCGAATCGGTAAAGAAATAGCGCAGCAGCATGCCCCCTTCCCCACCCACATAGATTCCAACGCAGATGACGAAAAGCGAATAGAAGAGATAGCTGAGGCTGCGGGTCGAAAGGAACACGAACATGTTGTAGAAAACCATGATGCCAATACCGCCGAAATAAAGACCGTTCAGCATCAGTGCATCCTGCTGGGCCTCGCGGAACTCTTCGGGTTCCCACACTTTGACGGGAAAGCGGATCGGGCTGTCCGTACTTATTTTCGCGTAAACCCTCAGGATCGATCCGGCCGGAATCGTCAGGGGAAAGGCAAAGTTGATGTGATTGATGGGCCGCAGCGTCTGCGGCAGCTGGGTGCCCACCGTGAAACGCGACAGCACCTGAGCCCGTTCATCGACGGCATAAAACTCGACTCGTTCCAAACGAGGATAGGCGATTTCAAAAATGAAAGGGGTATCCCGGTTGCTGGTATTATGAACCAGGGCCCGAAACCAGTGTACACGCGGGCTGAAGCCGAGGCTGGGACGAAAGCTCTGCGTTTCTTTCATGGCGTCCGGGGGAAGCTGCAGGACCTCGTCGATGGATAAGGGCTGCTCTTCGATCCAATAGGCAAGCCCGCCTCCGCCGAGGATCACGGGAAAGTCTTCCGACCATCCACGGTTCGACCACAGACACGCGACAAAAAAAAGCAAACCCATAAAGCTTCGCATGGAAAAATCCCGGCTTTAAGAATGAATGCTTCATCTTATCATAGGGGAACGGGACGCTCACAGAGGGGTTAAGCCCCAAGGTCCCGCGACATGGTAATATGCTGGATGCCTTCCTCCAGAAACACAGCCCCTTCGCTGACAAAACCGAATTTCTGATAGAACTTTTCCAGGTAAAGCTGCGCGGCCATCGTCAGGTGACAGCGGCCCAGCTCCCGGGCTGCGAGCTGCAAAAGTTCATGCATAAGGGCCTCGCCGTGCCCTTGGCCGCGGAAGTCAAGACGGGTCAGGACACGCCCGATTTTATAGGTGCCCGCCGTATTCCCGGGAATCACCCGCAGATAGGCGACCAGTTCCTCGCCCTTCCAGCCGCTCAGATGATAGCTTTGAAAATCCTTGCCATCCGCATCCACATAACGAATCTTCTGATCGACGACAAAGACTTCCTGCCGAGCCTTGAGGATCGCGTAAAGTTCCCGCTTCGACAGGGTTTCCATGGTTTGCCAACGCCATTCCACCAGGGCCTCTTCCTTTCCCAATAAAAAAATCCAGGCCGAGGATCACCTCGCCCTGGACTTCTACCAGAAATCTTAGAGCGTATCGAGAATGGATTGCGTTTCCTTGATGCAGAGCACGGTTTCCGGCTTCACGAATTGCGGCACGAGGTCATCGGCCAGATATGCTGTGAAGTCAGCCACCGTCTGCTCGGCCAAGGCTTTCGCATCAGCGTTGCGTTTCAGTTCGATCAGAACGGAAAGTTTGCGGCGATAGTTTTCGCAGAAAAGATTGCCCGGGGCATTGTCAGGATAAGCTTCCGCTTCAATCGCGGAGTCGATGAGCTTCAAGGCTTCCTCGGGATTATAAAGTCCGCCCGGGATGCCCTTGGCTTCCGGATTCGACTTCACCGCCGCCTTCACGCGCTTCACGCCGCCGCCTTCATAGATCTCGCCACCCGGCGCAGCGAGGCCCTTATCAAAGGATTCATTCAGCTTGGCAAGGTTTGCGAGGCGTTCGATGGCATTGGAAACCTCGGCTTCACGGGTCAGGCAGTTCGCGCGGAAATACCAGTAGACCGGCGATTGGAAGCCGAGATTGGTGGGATTGATGGTTTCCAGAGCCTTGCGCCAGCACTCACCCGCCAGGGCTTTGCGCTCCTTCCGGTCAGCGTCCACGTTCAGGCTCAGGTACGCGTTGATTTCGTAAAGATAGGAACGCGCGATATATTCGGTCGCACGAAGCTGATCGTTCGAACCCTTGGCGCTTTGTGCGGCCAGCGTTTGAAACGCGGCGCGCGCGGCTTGAATTTTCTCCCGGCCTTCAGCTCTTTGCGCAAACAGGGCATCGGCTTCCGAAAAGTCGACGGCCTTGACCTGCGTGGTGGAGCCAAGTGCAAGGGCGAAAACAAATGCGTACATGGGCCTTGTGAGCATAAAGTGTCCCCTTCGAATTTGGAAAATGTATGGAGTGAACCTTCCCGCACTCTAAGGAGGGGCTTCCGTTCTGTCAATTCAGAAGGATGGATACAACGATTCGGTGGGTTTACTTGCCGTGGCGAGAGAACGAAGGCTTGACCGTGAACCTTGCGAAAAGGGGGCCTTTGCCCCCTTCTACATATTTTTCGAGGCCCTAAATTTTTTCAACGGGCCGGAGTGAATTCCTCTTCGACAAAATCATCGGCAGGGTTGGGCGGCATGGGAGCCGCGACGTCTGCAAAGGGATCAGGCTTTCCGTTGCGCGCCAGCATTCTGTCTTTTTCGCGCGACAGCTGACGGTGCAGGTTGTCCATCAAAAGATCGAGCGACTTGTACATGTCTTCGCTTTGCTCTTCCACTTCCACAGCGGCGTTGTTGCGAGCGTGAAGACCGATATGAACCTTATGCACGTCGGCTTCTACAGAAAATGTCACATGAATAGGATTCGAGGTCTGAATGAGGCTTTCCATTCCCGCCATTTTTCTTTCGACGTCATATTTCAAAGCATCCGAGCTGTTCATGTGGCGGAAGTAGTAATGGAAGTTCATAAAATACCTCATCATCAAAAAGTGGGGCTTAATTCGTGGCCGGCAACAGGTCCGTGTCCACACCTTGGTCAAAGCAAGATTCGGCCCATTCTCAAGACGCGGAAATAATAAAGAAAAAACGGCCTGGGGAAAATCCAGGCCGCGTGATATGCAGCAAAATACTGTAGGATTTCAAGCTAGCTCTGGCGCAAGCTCCTAAAGTGACTCGTCGGAACCTGCCGATTGTTCAGCGATATTCCGTCGAAGTGACCTTTCCTTGTGCTGGCCGTGAACGCGTAGGGCCGCCAGGAATTCTGCATAGAAGTTACTACTCGCAAAACCGAAGCTCGGCGAACGGTAATCCTCGATGATATCGCTCAGGCGATTGCTACCCGTCTGAACGACGGCGCGTTTCATACCCCCGAGTCCATGGTTATAGGCTGTAATCGCCAGGGGCCAGTTGCGGAGTTCATTATAGTTCTGCTGAAGGACGCGAGCGGCCGCGCGAGTGGCCTTGAGCGGGGAGTTCCGCTCGTCCACATGCCGATTCACGCGGATATAGGCCCGGGCCGTATTGGGCATCAATTGCCAAAGGCCTGAAGCGCCGACCTTGGAGCGGGCTTTCAGGTTGAACATGGATTCCACGAACACAAGCCGGGTGAGTTCCGGAGGCAGTCCGTGATCGCGGAAGATCCGTTCCATCTGGGGAAAATACAGTCGCGAGGTACGGAAGGCTTCCTTGAAGGTATCGGAAAGACCCCCCTGACTCCGCAGCGTGATGCGGCCCTGCAAAAGGCGCTGGCGCGTGGCCGGGGTATTACAGGCGTTCCAGATCGAGGCCGCCAGCGCATGCTCATCGCGCATCGCGGGCCCACGTTCCTTGAATCCCTTCAGAGTTTCCCCGTAAAGGCGCAGGGTGTTTTCAATCAAACGATCCGCACCGGGACTGTCGACGTTTTCAAAGCCCTGGGAGCGCAGCTGGATGACGCCCAAAATCAGGCTCAGGTCATCCTTATCGTGAATCACGATGTGATGGCTCGGATACTTTGCGAAGATTTTCTCCCAGAACTGCACGCGCGGCTCCAGAATCGGTGAAGACGGGAACGCCGCATGGGTTCGCGCCTCCACAGTCCAGGGCAGCCACAGGCAGAACAGGGCTGTTCTTATATATCTCATGGTCCACTCTCTCTTCCCAAAGATGGATCGTCTCGATCAGATCGGACTTCAATGCATCAGGCTTGCGCTCGCCACTTTCTTGCGGGCGGGTGCCGGGGCCTTTTGCGTCGCCATGTCGGCGACGTTATGCTGAAGGTCCTGGATCATACTCCGAATCTCTTCCAGGCGGACGCTCTGGATTTGCGCATCAGTAGGTTTTTCCAGGGACGCGCGCACGGTTTTCTTGAATTGGTTTTCCCAGTAAGCGTAGCACTGGCCGCTGTAGTATTCGCGAAGGCTCGGATTATCGTATTGCGCATGTTTACGGCCGTAGTAGTCACCGTAGATGAAGCCACCGACAAGGCCCACGAGGGCGATGACGAAGCCGAGCAGATAAAGGGTGAAGGCGACCAGACGCTGCTCATGAGCATCAGGCAGACGGTCACGGAAGCGGAGCGCGGGAGTCTCGGAGGAGGACAGAACTTTTGGAAATTCCTGATCTTGCTGCATGGTGAAAACAATCTCCTGGTTAATGGGGAATCGTTGAAAAAATTGAATTGAAAATGCGGGTGAATGCAGCAGGAGATGGAGAGAAAGGCAACCCTGTTCAGAAGGCATGTCGAACGGGCTTTTAGTAAATGTTTTTTGGGGAAAAGGATAGAAAAAAAAGAGCCGCTCCGTTGCTACGGGCGGCCGTGCGAAGTTCAGGCGAAAAGGCTCAAGACTTCAGCGAATTCACAGTCCGGGCGTTCAAGGCTTCAGCCAACTCGTGGTCACCGTGAAACGACCGACGTTGTTATTCCACTCGTATTCATCCATGATCGCCACGTAAAGGCGTGTGGCGCCCTGCGGCACGACAAAGGCCTGCATGGTTCCGCTGCTGTCCTTCCCGTCACCGATGAAAAAGATCTGACCCAATGCCGGAGCCAAGGTCTTGAAATTACGCTTTTCAGCCGTGCCGAAGTCAAGGCTCGCCGGCATGCTCGGCTTCTGACTGGGCACCGCGGCATCCAGGAAAATCCCGATCAAACTATTGATAGGCGCCGTGGTCATCGCAATCTTGTTCACATTGCCAAGGGTATGCTTCACAACCTTGGCGCCGATCCCGTCCGCGTTGGATTCCTGGCCAGCCTGCGCATCAAAGGTGATCCGTCCGTCCACCTTGAAATAAAGGGCCGTCCCGGCCTGCAGACAGGCGGTATCGGTCGGCATCACCTGGGTCGGCGCATTACGGGGCGCGCGATCGCTGCTGTTCGGATAGGCGATGGTCGTATTGTTCGGCATTCCCGCCAGGAACGGATTGGTGGCTGAATTGATTTGAAACTGCGGGGTGCAGTTGGTCAGCACCGGAACTTTTTTGGGTTCCTCGGCCGGCGTGTAAATGATGGTATCCGAACTGCCTTCGACGGGACGATTCCTTTCGAGCACGACCGAACCGAGCACGCTGATATCCTCGCTGCGCACGCCGCTTGCTTCAGCAGGCGCTTCGACCTCGGGTATGTGTTCTTCCGGTGGAGCAGGATTCACGCGATCGGTCCCGCAGGAACCCAGCAGCGTCCCTGCCAGGCAAAGGCCTATCGTTCGTGCGAAACGCACGGCGAAATTGAATAGACTCACGATGGTCCCCTTCCTCTAACGTTCGCGCTAACATCGGTAAGAATGGGAATAACCTAAGCCTTTAAACCTTACATTTGGGAAAGTAAAAAATACCTCAAAAAGAAGTTCGGCCTCGGGCCTCGAAAAAGCCAAAGGACCCGGGTGGATAAACCCTGCTTTCAAGACGCCGGATAAGGGAGCCGAATGAATGGTAAGGACTGCAAGGCATTGAGAGGACACCATGACCATCGACGAGGACATTTTGCATGAAGTTCAGCAAAGTCTAGGCCGCTGCGCCAACCACAGCAGCTTTTTCGATCGCTTTGGCTCCAACTTCAAGGCGGGTCAGAGCCCCGTGGGAGGTCGGCAGCCGCGACTCTTGAAAGACGACCTGACAAGGCTTCTGATGTGCGCCAGGGACCCCGATTTCGCATCCCGGCCAGGGGCGGTCGCGCTCAACGTTCCCCCGCAGCTCTCACGTTTTTGGATTGATGCCCTGATGACGACGGTTCGCGAATTCGACGATAAGTTCACGCCGGAACTGGAACGCAAGTG
This window encodes:
- the hpf gene encoding ribosome hibernation-promoting factor, HPF/YfiA family, whose translation is MNFHYYFRHMNSSDALKYDVERKMAGMESLIQTSNPIHVTFSVEADVHKVHIGLHARNNAAVEVEEQSEDMYKSLDLLMDNLHRQLSREKDRMLARNGKPDPFADVAAPMPPNPADDFVEEEFTPAR
- a CDS encoding GNAT family N-acetyltransferase gives rise to the protein MEWRWQTMETLSKRELYAILKARQEVFVVDQKIRYVDADGKDFQSYHLSGWKGEELVAYLRVIPGNTAGTYKIGRVLTRLDFRGQGHGEALMHELLQLAARELGRCHLTMAAQLYLEKFYQKFGFVSEGAVFLEEGIQHITMSRDLGA
- a CDS encoding 7TM diverse intracellular signaling domain-containing protein, with the protein product MRSFMGLLFFVACLWSNRGWSEDFPVILGGGGLAYWIEEQPLSIDEVLQLPPDAMKETQSFRPSLGFSPRVHWFRALVHNTSNRDTPFIFEIAYPRLERVEFYAVDERAQVLSRFTVGTQLPQTLRPINHINFAFPLTIPAGSILRVYAKISTDSPIRFPVKVWEPEEFREAQQDALMLNGLYFGGIGIMVFYNMFVFLSTRSLSYLFYSLFVICVGIYVGGEGGMLLRYFFTDSAFWSNKITLMSIVGANVSGLLFVDYFMTLGTHDPVIHRLMRFMIVPLLLSFVLVFLLPYNVVGISYTVLSAFTSLLLITTTIRGVLRKQREAYFYAAAWISLLLGIIIFALMSLGFINSNFVVEKSVQIGALFEVTILSFALADRLHQLRMGLKQANDQLAYQIEHVEEEVMRKTRDIRSIMEHIPLGVFSITADQSIHKDYSRSVESLFHRSHIAGEPALSVLFDHALLSDDRKDQIRAALSHAIGEDLLNFELNRQVFIEQMVTEWEGEKRVYSLSWNPVCQDDQRVEKILVTVHDSTRLLALESEAEAQRRDLAIIKKILDVPPARFHSFLRQATHLLHDCDELHILKLNLHTLKGTARSLDLDEVADLCHKLEDRSQQQRLPELKEQLTQLEALIARYRSIAVEKLGRRLGVNEAVELPIEAIHGLVQDLTQGTTKQLKTLERAVFLPLDEVLAQSLKAVHRLATELGKPSPHITIDASGIGLTQYGHDALTGALSHLVRNSLDHGLETADTRTRKGKNPKGSLQAHAFIEDGQCYLDFSDDGAGLDLQALRAKGQKLGLLAATASAQNVAELIFVPELSTRDAVSSISGRGLGLSAVRDTLRKEGGDISVILGEAAQNFVAFRLRLRLPQRDWIQFHGERVALSA
- a CDS encoding lytic transglycosylase domain-containing protein, whose translation is MRYIRTALFCLWLPWTVEARTHAAFPSSPILEPRVQFWEKIFAKYPSHHIVIHDKDDLSLILGVIQLRSQGFENVDSPGADRLIENTLRLYGETLKGFKERGPAMRDEHALAASIWNACNTPATRQRLLQGRITLRSQGGLSDTFKEAFRTSRLYFPQMERIFRDHGLPPELTRLVFVESMFNLKARSKVGASGLWQLMPNTARAYIRVNRHVDERNSPLKATRAAARVLQQNYNELRNWPLAITAYNHGLGGMKRAVVQTGSNRLSDIIEDYRSPSFGFASSNFYAEFLAALRVHGQHKERSLRRNIAEQSAGSDESL